Below is a window of Mycolicibacterium chitae DNA.
CGACGAAGGTGATGTGCTCGCCCTCCTCGGGCGGTTCGTCGTCCTCGCCGAGCACCGTCGACCCGCGGCTGTACTTGCGCGGGTAGTGCCGCAACAGATCGTCGACGGTGCGGATGCCGAAGGTGTCGTCCAGCAGGTCGGCGGCCTTCTTGCCGATGATGAAGTCCAGCGGATCCCCGAGCGCGGCCATCTATTCGACCCCGATGATCAGTGCGTCGCCGGCGTGGCCGGTGGCATAGGTGATGACTTCGGTCCCCAGGTGGTGCCGCTCGACGTGTTCGGTGAGCAGCGCCGCGACCTGATCGTCGACATCCGCGCCCAGCAGGACGGTCACCAGTTCGCCGCCGACCCCGAGCAGCAGGTCGATCAGCCCGCGCCCGGCGGCCACCACGTCGTGGCGCACCACCAGCACCTCGTCGCCGAAGATCCCCAGGCCGTCGCCCACCCGGCACGGCCCCGCCCAGGTCAGCGCCTCCTGATCGGCGGCCCGCACCGAGCCGAACCGGGTCGCCCCGGCCGCGGCCGCCATGGTGTAGCCGTCGTCGACCGCCTGGCGGGTCGCGTCGTGGACGGCCAGTGCCGCCAGCCCCTGCACCATCGAGCGGGTCGGTACCGGCACCACGTCGACGCCCCACCCGATGGCCGCGGTGCAGCCGGCCACCAATTCCTCGGCGGCCACAAATCCGTTGGGCAGCACCAGCACCGACGCGGCCCCGGTGTCCACGACGGCGCGGAGCAACTGCTGGGCACTGACCCGCGGATGGTGGCCGGGCGGGGCGGGCCGCAGCACGGCGGCACCCTCGTCGGCGAACAACCTCGCCGCGCCCTCCCCGTCGACGACGGCCAATACCGCGCGTCGGCGGCCCCAACTGCTCGGCGCGACGCCGGTGGGGCCCGCGGTCAGCGCCGAGATCTGGATCTGGCTGGGGGTGCCGATGTCGAGCGCGGCCTCGACCGCGGCACCGGCGTCGTCGGCGTGCACGTGGACCGAATAGCCCACCTCGGAAACCGCGGCGATCACCACCGAATCCCCCAGCGCCAGCAGCCGCGACCGCAACTCGCCGACCCGCCCGGGTTCGCACTGCGCCAGCACGTACATCACCTCGAAGGCCGGCGCCGACTGCAGGTGCGTGCAGGCCGACCCCGCCGGGGTGCTGGGCTCGTAGACGGGGCGGGCGCTGCGCCGGCCGCCGACCGTCGCGCACAGCGCATCCAGCAGGACCAGCAGTCCCCGCCCGCCCGCGTCGACCACCCCGGCCTCGGCCAGCACCGGCAACTGCTCGGGCGTGCGGTCCAGGGCGGTGGCCGCGGCGTCCGCGGCGGCGGCCACGGCCTCGGTCAGCGAGATCTCGGGCAGCGAAGATTCGGCACTGTCCTCGGCCGCATCCGCGGCCGCCTGCAACACGCTGACGATGGTCCCGGCCACCGGCGCCCCGCCCATCGCGGCGACCACCAGGCCCACCGCGCGCCGCAGGACGGCGCCGAACATGCCGGCGTCGATCTCGGAGACGCCCTCGTCGGCGAGCACATCGCTGAAGGCCCGCAGGATCTGCGACAGGATCACCCCGGAGTTGCCGCGCGCGCCGCGCAGCGCCCCGGTGGCCAGCGCGCCGGCCACCGCGACGATGCCCCGCTGATCGGTCGTGTCGACCCGGGACACCGCTGAACGCATGGTGAACAGCATGTTCGTGCCGGTGTCCGAATCCGCCACGGGGAATACGTTGAGCGCGTTGATCTCGTCGGTGTGGGCGATCAGATCGCCCACGCAGGCGTGGGCCCAGTCCCGCAGGGCAACACCGTCAAGCCGACGCTCCGACATCGATGCCCCCTTCCTGCCGCCCGGTGCGGGCGCTAGCCTAGTCGGGACCGGCGACGGTTTCGTTCACGCGGCGACCACGTTTTGGCGATCTGAGCGACCCCCGGTATTCTGGTCAGGTTGTCGGTGCCACCCGCCACGCGGTCGTTGGCCCCCAGTACGTACTGAAGCTTGATGAAAGAGGAGTGTGCCCCATGGCTGCCGTGTGCGAGATCTGCGGAAAAGGCCCCGGCTTCGGCAAGATGGTGTCGCATTCGCATCGCCGGACCAGCCGCCGCTGGAACCCGAACGTCCAGGCGGTGCGCGTGGCCGACCGTCCGGGTGCCAACAAGCGCCGGGTGAACGCCTGCACGTCGTGCATCAAGGCCGGCAAGGTCCGCGGCTAGTTCAGGTTTAGCGTGCCGTGCCCGTTGGGTATGGCACGCTCCATGACCATTTCGCGTTCACAACCCAAGGCTGCCGTCGCGTCGCTCGCGGCGGCCGGATTGCTGCTGACCGCCTGCGGTAGCAGCTCCGATACCGAGGACACCACCACCACGGACACCACCGAGACGACGACCTCGGAGGTGGTGACGGAGACCGAGACCACGCTGCCGGGCGAGACCATGCCGCCCGCGGAGACCATGCCGCCGGCCGAGCAGACACCGCCGCCGACCGACGGTGACGGCGACGTCGACATCAACATCCCGTCGCCGCCGGCCATCCCGTCCCCGCCGGCGATCCCGTCGCCGCCCCCAATTCCTTCGCCGCCGCCGATCCCGGCGCCGTAACTACGGCAGGCGCCAGTCGATGGGCTCGGCGCCCTGCTTGACCAGGAGTTCGTTGGCGCGACTGAACGGCCGCGAGCCGAAGAACCCGCGGCTGGCCGACAGCGGCGACGGATGCGGGGATTCAACGATGCCGCAGCCGGCGCCCAGCATCGGCTTGAGCGTGCCGGCATCGCGCCCCCACAGGATCGCGACCATCGGGGTGCCGCGGGCCACCAGCGCGCGGATGGCGCATTCGGTCACCGCCTCCCAACCCTTGCCGCGGTGCGACGCCGGGTTGCCGGGTCGCACCGTGAGCACCCTGTTGAGCAACAGCACGCCGCGCTGCGACCAGGGCGTGAGATCGCCGTTGGACGGCTTGGGCAGGTCGAGGTCCTTGCCGTACTCGTTGAAAATGTTCTCCAGGCTGCGCGGCAGCGGACGGACGTCCGGCGCCACCGAGAAGCTCAGCCCGACGGCGTGCCCGGGGGTCGGATAGGGGTCCTGCCCGACGATCAGCACGCGGACCGCATCGAACGGGAAGGTGAAGGCGCGCAACACATTCTTCCCCGAGGGCAGATAGCCGCGGCCCTCGGCGAGTTCGGCGCGCAGGAACTCACCGAGCTCCGCGACCTGACCGGCCACCGGCGCCAACGCCCGCGCCCAGCCCTCCTCCACGAGTTCGTTCAACGGCTGCGCAGTCACGATGGACCAACCTAATTGAACGACTCCCAGCCCGCCGAACCGGTCCACCGGCGGCCGTCGACCAGGACGTCGGGACCGGCCGGCCCGGGCTCGGAAACGGTGCCGATGACGCGCCACCCCGCCGGGGGTGCGCCCGGGAAGCAGGCCGCCAGCGCGTGGTCCTCACCGCCGCCGAGCACCCAGCCCAAGGGGTCGACCCCCAGCCGTTCGGCCGCGCCGGCCAGCGCCTCGCGGTCCGGTCCCAGCGCCGCGCTCGTCACCTCGATGCGCACCCCGGACGCCGCGGCGATGTGACCGAGATCGGCCAGCAGGCCGTCGGAGACATCGGTCATGGCGGTGGCGCCGGCCAGTGCGGCGGCCTTTCCCTGCCCGTAGGGCGGCTCGGGCGCCCGGTGCCGTCGGCGCAGGTCCTCGCAGTCGATCAGGCCGGCGCGGTGCAGCTCGAACCCGGCCGCCGAGGAACCCAGGTGCCCGGCAACGGCCACGATGTCGCCCGCCTGCGCGCCCCCGCGGGTGACCGCCGCGCGGCCCGCCAGGTCGCCGAAGACGGTCACCGACACCACCCACAGCGGGCTCGACACCAGATCCCCGCCGACGATCCCGGCCGCCCCGGCCCGCTCGGCCTCGTCCCACAGACCGTCGGAGAGTTGCTGCAGGTCGCGGGCGGGGGTGTCCGCGGCAGCGCCGAGACCCACGACGAATGCCGTTGTGCGGGCGCCCATCGCCTCGATGTCGGCAGCGTTCTGCGCGATCGCCTTGCGGCCGATCTCGTGCGGTGTGGACCAGTCCCGCCGGAAATGTCGGTCCTGGACCAGCATGTCGGTGGAGATGACCACGCGGCCGTCGGGGGCGGTGATCACCGCGGCGTCGTCACCGGGGCCGATCAGCACCGAGTCCGGCTGGCGGCGGCCCGCGACCAGACGGTCGATGACCGCGAATTCGCCGACCTCGCGCAAGGTCTGGTTGTCGTCGGTCATCTCACCTCTGCGGTACGTTCTGCAGGTCAGTGTAGGAGAAAGGCAGGAGTTCGCGTGGAGCAGGACGGCCCGCCGCGCTGGGTGTTCATCGCGGCGGTAGTGGTGGGTGTGGGTGCCCTGGTCGCAATCCTGGTGCTCGCGGCCAACCGCGCGCCCGCACCCGTTCCCGTCGCGGCCGTGCCCGCGCCGCACGCCGAGAGCGCCGCGTGCGTCCAGCTGCTGGCGGCCCTGCCGGACGGGCTCGGGGATTACCAGCGCGCGCCCACCGCGGACCCGTCCCCCGACGGCGTTGCCGCCTGGCGCGACGCGGCCGACCCGGAGCCGGTGATCCTGCGCTGCGGGCTGGACCGCCCCGTGGATTTCGTGCAGGGCGCCCCGCTGCAGATGGTCGACGACGTGAGCTGGTTCCGGGTCAGCGAGGCCGACCGCATCACCTGGTTCGCGGTGGACCGCGAGGTGTACATCGCGCTCACGCTGCCCGAGGATTCGGGCCCCACACCCATACAGGGACTCTCGGCGGCCATCAGCGCGGCCCTGCCCGCCGAGCCGATCGACCCGGCGCCGCCCCGCTGATCAGATCGCGCTAACGCAGGCCGGTGCCGCGGGACAGCGCCGTCTCCACCATCGCGGTCAGCAGGGTCGGATAGTCCACGCCGCTGGCCGCCCACATCTGCGGATACATCGAGATGGTGGTGAAGCCGGGCATGGTGTTGATCTCGTTGACCACCGGGCCGTCCTCGGTGAGGAAGAAGTCCACCCGCGCCAGGCCCTGGCAGTCGATCGCGCTGAACGCCCGGATGGCGAGCTGCCGGATCTCGTCGGCAATGTCGTCGTCGATCTTGGCGGGCACGTCGAGTTCGGCGGCGTCGTCGAGGTATTTGGTGTTGAAGTCGTAGAAGCCGTCCTCGCGGCCGCGCACGCCCGCGACCCGGATCTCGCCGACGGTGCTGGCCTCGAGCCGGCCGTCGGGCAGTTCCAGGACGCCGCATTCCAGTTCGCGGCCGACGATCGCGGCCTCGACGATGACCTTCGGATCGTGGCGGCGGGCATCGGCGATGGCGGCCGGCAGGTCGGCCCAGGAGCCCACCCGGTTGACGCCCATCGACGATCCCGCGCGCGACGGCTTGACGAAGACCGGCAGGCCGAGCCGCTCCTGTTGCTCCGGTGTCAGCGTGGGCTGGTGCGCCCGCAGGACGACGTGGTCGCCGATCGGCAGTCCGTCGGCGGCCAGCAGCTTCTTGGTGAACTCCTTGTCCATGCCCGCCGCGCTGGCCAGCACGCCGGCCCCGACGTAGGGCACGCCGGCGAGTTCGAGCAGGCCCTGCAGCGTGCCGTCCTCGCCGAACGGACCGTGCAGGACGGGGAACACCACGTCGACCGACGCCAGGATCTCCCCGGCGGCCGCGGCCTCCAGCGAGAGCAACTCGCCGCGGCGGTGCGGGCCGGCGGTCAACGCCAGTTCGGCGCCCGGCGCGTCGGTGACCTCGGGCAGCCGCCCGTCGGTGATCGCCAGGCTGGCCGGGGTGGCCTCGGACAGCACCCAGGCACCCTCGCGGGTGATGCCGACCGGGACCACCTCGAAGCGCTCGGGGTCGAGGTTGCGCAGGATGCTGCCGGCCGACACACAGGAAATGGCGTGTTCGCTGCTGCGGCCGCCGAAGACGACCGCAACGCGCACCTTGCCGAGCGGTGGATCCGGCTGCGGGTGGCGGTCAGGCACAGTCACAGCCTAGGAGGCTACCGGCCCGCGCCGTTCACAGCCCGTGCAGCGCCCGTTCAACGTCGGCGATCAGGTCGTCGGTGTCCTCGATGCCGGCCGAGATGCGGATGAAACCGGCGTCGACGTCGTCGCCCCAACGGGCCCGCCGATCCACCGAGGTGTGGATGCCGCCGAAACTCGTCGAGGCCACCAGCAGCTCGCTGCGCTGCACGACGTCGCGGGCGGCCGCGGCGTCGGCCAGGTCCGCGCTGACCAATCCGCCGAAGCGGCGCATCTGCGCCGCGGCCACCGGGTGCGCGGGGTCGCCCGGCAGGCCCGGGTAGCGCACCCGGGACACCGACGGGTGGCCGTCCAGCAGCGCGGCCAGCGCGGCCGCGTTGTAGCACTGCCGTTCGAAGCGCAGGCCCGCGCTGCCCAGGCTGCGCAGCACCAGCCAGGCGTCGAATGCGCCCGGGATCGGGCCGGACAGCAACCGTTCGCGCGCAATGGCATCCAGCAACTCCGGATGCGAGCCCGCGACGTATCCGGAGATCAGATCGCTGTGTCCGGAAAGAGCTTTGGTCGCGCTGGCGACCACCAGATCCGCACCCAGCGACAGCGGTTGCTGCCCCAGCGGTGTGGCCGCGGTGTTGTCGACGATCAGCCGCGCGTTGCGGGATCGGCAGACCATCCCCAGCCGATGCAGATCCACGACGTCCAGGCTGGGGTTGGCGGGCGTCTCGGCGAGCACCACGTCGGCGTCCCCGGCGGCATCGACCATCTCGGAACTGGACGCCGCGACAACGTTGACCCCGTTGCGCGCAAGGTATTCCGTGGCGTAGGCGCGCACCTGGTAGTAGCCGTCGCCGGGCACCACCAGCGTGGTCCCCGGCGCCGTCAACGCGCGCAGCGCCGAGGTGATCGCGGCCATCCCGGACCCGAAGATCAGCGCCGAGGTCGCGCCCTCGAGTTGCGCGAGCGCCGATTCCAGTTGCCGCCAAGTGGGATTGGAGCTGCGGCCGTAGGTGTCCAGGTCGGCCGTCTCGTCGTCGGACAGGTGGTAGGCGGACGCGGTGATGGGGAACGGCGCGACCGGCTGACCGGGAACCGGTTGTGCGCTGGCGGCTTTCACACACCGGGTGGAGGGCCCGTCGGTTCCGTAGGTGTCGGTCATCGCTACTCCGGCTTGGTGCTGCGGCCGAGCAGCAGCGCCACGGCCTCGTCGACGGACAGACCGCGGTGGCAGACCCGGTGCACCGCATCGGTCAGCGGCATCTCCACGTCGTAACTCGAGGCCAACGCCAGCACCGATTCGCACGACGTCACGCCCTCGGCCACGTGCCCGCTGGTGGCCTCCTGGGCGGCCTGCAGCGAGGCGCCCTGCCCCAGGCGCCGCCCGAAGGCCCGGTTGCGGGACTGCTCCGAGGAGCAGGTGGCCACCAGGTCGCCGACACCGGCCAGCCCGGCCAGGGTCGCGCCCTTGGCGCCCAGGGCGATGCCCAACCGCATGATCTCGGCCAGCCCCCGGGTGATGATCGCGGCCGCGGTGTTCTCCCCCAGCCCGACGCCGGAGGCCATCCCGCACGCCAGCGCGATGACGTTCTTGCAGGCGCCGCCGATCTCGGTGCCGATCACGTCGGAATTGGTGTACGGCCGGAAGTAGCCGGTGCTCAACGCCCGCTGCAGCGCCACGGCCCGGCCTGAATCGGTGCAGGCGATCACGGTGGCGGCGGGCTGGCCCTGCGCGATCTCGCTGGCGAGGTTGGGCCCGGAGAGCACCGCGATCTGCGCCGGATCGACGCCGCTGACTTGCGCGATCACCTGACTCATCCGCATCAGCGTGCCCAGCTCGATGCCCTTGGCCAGGCTGACCAGGGTCGCCCCGGGATCGATCAGCGGCGTCCACTGCTCGAGGTTGGCCCGCAGCTTCTGGGAGGGCACCGCCAACAGCACGGTCGTGACCCCGTCCAGGGCCTCCCGCGCGTCCGTGGTGGCCCGCACACCGGCCGGAAGGACGACGTCAGCGAGGTATTCGCGATTGGTGGCGTCAGTGTTGATCTCCTTGGCCACCTCGGGGCGCCGCGCCCAGAGTCGAACGTCGCTGCCGGCCTCGGCCAGCACCTTGGCCAGCGCCGTCCCCCAGGCGCCGGCGCCCATCACCGCCGCGGTACCTACCGTGCTGGCCATATCTCCCTCGTGATGCGTTGGCAACCCATGTGCCCGTCAGCCTAGCGAGCGGCGCTGGCAGGATGACCCACATGAGCTCGGATGTGGGGCTGGTCATCGCCGTCAAACGGCTCGGCGCCGCCAAGACCCGCCTGGCACCGGTGTTCTCGGCGAGCACCCGGGAGGCGGTGGTGTTGGCCATGCTCATCGACACCATCGTGGCGGCCCGCGCACTGCCGGCCCTGGCCTCGATCACGGTCGTCACTCCCGACGAGGACGCCTCCGCGGCGGCCGTCGACCTCGGCGCGCGGGTGATCGTCGATCCCACCCCCGTCGGCCATCCCGATCCGCTCAACAACGCCATCGCCGTCGCCGAGGCCGAGATTCGCCGCGAGGTTCCGAATGTTGCTGTGCTGCAAGGTGATCTGCCCGCACTGCAGACCCACGAGTTGAGCGAGGCGCTGGCCGCGGCCCGGCGGCACCCGCGCAGCTTCGTCGCCGACCGGCACGGATCGGGCACCTCGGCGCTGTTCGCCCTCGGCGTACCGATGGAGCCGCGCTTCGGCACCGATTCCGCCGACCGGCATCGGTCCTCGGGTGCCGTCGAACTCACCGGCGCCTGGCCCGGCCTGCGCTGCGACATCGATACCCCCGAGGATCTGCGGGCCGCGCGTCGCCTCGGCATGGGCAGGGCGACCCGGCGTGCGGTCGAGCCCGCCCATCGATCCCCGAGCACCGATCGGGGTCATGGGGGATGATTGGCGGCGTGACCGATACCGACGCCACACCGTCCGCTCCCCCCGTTCCGGCAACCGACAGCGACGACTGGCAGGCGCGGCCCGCGGCACCGGATGCTCCGCCGGCGGCGACCAACGCCGCCGCCGACAGCGAGCTTCCGGAGAATCGCTACCTCAATCGGGAACTGAGTTGGCTGGACTTCAACGCCCGGGTGTTGGCGCTGGCCGCCGACACGTCGTTGCCGCTGTTGGAGCGCCTGAAGTTCCTGGCCATCTTCGCCTCCAACCTCGACGAGTTCTACATGGTCCGGGTCGCCGGGCTGAAGCGCCGCGACGAGATGGGCCTGTCGGTACGCTCGGCCGACGGGCTGTCCCCGCGCGAGCAGTTGCGCCGGATCGGCGAGCGCACCCAGCAGATCGCCAATCGACACGCCGAGGTCTTCCAGAATTCGGTGCGACCCGCGCTGGCCGCCGAGGGCATCCGGGTGGTGGGCTGGACCGATCTCGACGACAGCGAACGCGACCGGTTGTCGACCTACTTCCACGAGCAGGTCTTCCCGGTCCTGACGCCGCTGGCGGTGGACCCCGCGCATCCGTTCCCGTTCGTCAGCGGACTGAGCCTGAATCTGGCGATCACGGTGCGCCAACCCGAGGACGGCACCACGCACTTCGCGCGGATCAAGGTGCCCGACAACGTCGACCGGTTCGTGGAACTGCAGGGCGCCGAACGCGAGGACGGGCACCACGACATCCGGTTCCTGCCCATGGAGGAACTGATCGCGGCCTTCCTGCCGGTGCTGTTCCCCGGTCTGGACATCGTGGAGAATCACGCGTTCCGGATCACCCGCAATGCCGACTTCGAGGTCGAAGAGGACCGCGACGAGGATCTGCTCAAGGCGCTCGAGCGGGAACTGGCGCGGCGCCGGTTCGGTTCACCGGTGCGCCTCGAGGTCGCCGACGACATGACCGACAACATGTTGGAACTGCTGCTGCGCGAACTCGATGTGCACCCCGGCGACGTCATCCAGGTGCCCGGGCTGTTGGATCTCTCGTCGCTGTGGCAGATCTACGGGGTGGACCGGCCGCGACTCAAGGACCCGATCTTCGTGCCGGCCACGCCCGCGGCGTTCGGTGAGCGCGAGACCCCCAAGAGCATCTTCTCGACCCTGCGCGACGGTGACGTGCTGGTGCACCACCCCTACGACTCGTTCTCGACGACGGTGCAACGGTTCATCGAGCAGGCCGCGGCCGATCCCAATGTGCTTGCGATCAAACAGACCCTGTACCGCACCTCGGGTGACTCGCCGATCGTCAACGCGCTCATCGACGCCGCCGAGGCCGGCAAGCAGGTGGTGGCCCTCGTCGAGATCAAGGCCCGCTTCGACGAGCAGGCCAACATCAAGTGGGCACGCGCCCTCGAACAGGCCGGTGTACACGTGGTTTACGGCCTGATCGGACTCAAGACGCACTGCAAGACGTGTCTGGTGGTGCGGCGCGAGGGGTCGACCATCCGCCGGTACTGCCATATCGGCACCGGCAACTACAACCCGAAAACCGCTCGGCTCTACGAGGATGTGGGCCTGCTGACCGCCGCGCCCGACATCGGCGCCGACCTCACCGACCTGTTCAACTCGTTGACCGGCTACTCCCGCAAGGTCAGCTACCGCAATCTGTTGGTGGCTCCGCACAGCGTCCGCAAGGGCATCATCGAGCGGATCGAACGCGAGGTCGAGGCCGCTCAGGACGGGATGGACGCGCGAATCCGGTTGAAGGCC
It encodes the following:
- the rpmB gene encoding 50S ribosomal protein L28, whose amino-acid sequence is MAAVCEICGKGPGFGKMVSHSHRRTSRRWNPNVQAVRVADRPGANKRRVNACTSCIKAGKVRG
- a CDS encoding D-alanine--D-alanine ligase family protein — protein: MPDRHPQPDPPLGKVRVAVVFGGRSSEHAISCVSAGSILRNLDPERFEVVPVGITREGAWVLSEATPASLAITDGRLPEVTDAPGAELALTAGPHRRGELLSLEAAAAGEILASVDVVFPVLHGPFGEDGTLQGLLELAGVPYVGAGVLASAAGMDKEFTKKLLAADGLPIGDHVVLRAHQPTLTPEQQERLGLPVFVKPSRAGSSMGVNRVGSWADLPAAIADARRHDPKVIVEAAIVGRELECGVLELPDGRLEASTVGEIRVAGVRGREDGFYDFNTKYLDDAAELDVPAKIDDDIADEIRQLAIRAFSAIDCQGLARVDFFLTEDGPVVNEINTMPGFTTISMYPQMWAASGVDYPTLLTAMVETALSRGTGLR
- the cofC gene encoding 2-phospho-L-lactate guanylyltransferase; protein product: MSSDVGLVIAVKRLGAAKTRLAPVFSASTREAVVLAMLIDTIVAARALPALASITVVTPDEDASAAAVDLGARVIVDPTPVGHPDPLNNAIAVAEAEIRREVPNVAVLQGDLPALQTHELSEALAAARRHPRSFVADRHGSGTSALFALGVPMEPRFGTDSADRHRSSGAVELTGAWPGLRCDIDTPEDLRAARRLGMGRATRRAVEPAHRSPSTDRGHGG
- a CDS encoding thiamine-phosphate kinase translates to MTDDNQTLREVGEFAVIDRLVAGRRQPDSVLIGPGDDAAVITAPDGRVVISTDMLVQDRHFRRDWSTPHEIGRKAIAQNAADIEAMGARTTAFVVGLGAAADTPARDLQQLSDGLWDEAERAGAAGIVGGDLVSSPLWVVSVTVFGDLAGRAAVTRGGAQAGDIVAVAGHLGSSAAGFELHRAGLIDCEDLRRRHRAPEPPYGQGKAAALAGATAMTDVSDGLLADLGHIAAASGVRIEVTSAALGPDREALAGAAERLGVDPLGWVLGGGEDHALAACFPGAPPAGWRVIGTVSEPGPAGPDVLVDGRRWTGSAGWESFN
- a CDS encoding NAD(P)H-dependent glycerol-3-phosphate dehydrogenase, translating into MASTVGTAAVMGAGAWGTALAKVLAEAGSDVRLWARRPEVAKEINTDATNREYLADVVLPAGVRATTDAREALDGVTTVLLAVPSQKLRANLEQWTPLIDPGATLVSLAKGIELGTLMRMSQVIAQVSGVDPAQIAVLSGPNLASEIAQGQPAATVIACTDSGRAVALQRALSTGYFRPYTNSDVIGTEIGGACKNVIALACGMASGVGLGENTAAAIITRGLAEIMRLGIALGAKGATLAGLAGVGDLVATCSSEQSRNRAFGRRLGQGASLQAAQEATSGHVAEGVTSCESVLALASSYDVEMPLTDAVHRVCHRGLSVDEAVALLLGRSTKPE
- a CDS encoding DUF3515 domain-containing protein is translated as MEQDGPPRWVFIAAVVVGVGALVAILVLAANRAPAPVPVAAVPAPHAESAACVQLLAALPDGLGDYQRAPTADPSPDGVAAWRDAADPEPVILRCGLDRPVDFVQGAPLQMVDDVSWFRVSEADRITWFAVDREVYIALTLPEDSGPTPIQGLSAAISAALPAEPIDPAPPR
- a CDS encoding cystathionine gamma-lyase, with protein sequence MTDTYGTDGPSTRCVKAASAQPVPGQPVAPFPITASAYHLSDDETADLDTYGRSSNPTWRQLESALAQLEGATSALIFGSGMAAITSALRALTAPGTTLVVPGDGYYQVRAYATEYLARNGVNVVAASSSEMVDAAGDADVVLAETPANPSLDVVDLHRLGMVCRSRNARLIVDNTAATPLGQQPLSLGADLVVASATKALSGHSDLISGYVAGSHPELLDAIARERLLSGPIPGAFDAWLVLRSLGSAGLRFERQCYNAAALAALLDGHPSVSRVRYPGLPGDPAHPVAAAQMRRFGGLVSADLADAAAARDVVQRSELLVASTSFGGIHTSVDRRARWGDDVDAGFIRISAGIEDTDDLIADVERALHGL
- a CDS encoding RNA degradosome polyphosphate kinase, encoding MIGGVTDTDATPSAPPVPATDSDDWQARPAAPDAPPAATNAAADSELPENRYLNRELSWLDFNARVLALAADTSLPLLERLKFLAIFASNLDEFYMVRVAGLKRRDEMGLSVRSADGLSPREQLRRIGERTQQIANRHAEVFQNSVRPALAAEGIRVVGWTDLDDSERDRLSTYFHEQVFPVLTPLAVDPAHPFPFVSGLSLNLAITVRQPEDGTTHFARIKVPDNVDRFVELQGAEREDGHHDIRFLPMEELIAAFLPVLFPGLDIVENHAFRITRNADFEVEEDRDEDLLKALERELARRRFGSPVRLEVADDMTDNMLELLLRELDVHPGDVIQVPGLLDLSSLWQIYGVDRPRLKDPIFVPATPAAFGERETPKSIFSTLRDGDVLVHHPYDSFSTTVQRFIEQAAADPNVLAIKQTLYRTSGDSPIVNALIDAAEAGKQVVALVEIKARFDEQANIKWARALEQAGVHVVYGLIGLKTHCKTCLVVRREGSTIRRYCHIGTGNYNPKTARLYEDVGLLTAAPDIGADLTDLFNSLTGYSRKVSYRNLLVAPHSVRKGIIERIEREVEAAQDGMDARIRLKANALVDEQVIDALYRASQAGVRVEIVVRGISALKAGVPGLSENIAVRSILGRFLEHSRILHFKAINEFWIGSADMMHRNLDRRVEVMAQVKDPRLTAQLDDVFESALHPDTRCWELSPDGNWIASPLQGQTVRDHQRSLMEKHRQP
- a CDS encoding DAK2 domain-containing protein, with the protein product MSERRLDGVALRDWAHACVGDLIAHTDEINALNVFPVADSDTGTNMLFTMRSAVSRVDTTDQRGIVAVAGALATGALRGARGNSGVILSQILRAFSDVLADEGVSEIDAGMFGAVLRRAVGLVVAAMGGAPVAGTIVSVLQAAADAAEDSAESSLPEISLTEAVAAAADAAATALDRTPEQLPVLAEAGVVDAGGRGLLVLLDALCATVGGRRSARPVYEPSTPAGSACTHLQSAPAFEVMYVLAQCEPGRVGELRSRLLALGDSVVIAAVSEVGYSVHVHADDAGAAVEAALDIGTPSQIQISALTAGPTGVAPSSWGRRRAVLAVVDGEGAARLFADEGAAVLRPAPPGHHPRVSAQQLLRAVVDTGAASVLVLPNGFVAAEELVAGCTAAIGWGVDVVPVPTRSMVQGLAALAVHDATRQAVDDGYTMAAAAGATRFGSVRAADQEALTWAGPCRVGDGLGIFGDEVLVVRHDVVAAGRGLIDLLLGVGGELVTVLLGADVDDQVAALLTEHVERHHLGTEVITYATGHAGDALIIGVE
- a CDS encoding uracil-DNA glycosylase, producing the protein MTAQPLNELVEEGWARALAPVAGQVAELGEFLRAELAEGRGYLPSGKNVLRAFTFPFDAVRVLIVGQDPYPTPGHAVGLSFSVAPDVRPLPRSLENIFNEYGKDLDLPKPSNGDLTPWSQRGVLLLNRVLTVRPGNPASHRGKGWEAVTECAIRALVARGTPMVAILWGRDAGTLKPMLGAGCGIVESPHPSPLSASRGFFGSRPFSRANELLVKQGAEPIDWRLP